The Verrucomicrobiota bacterium genome has a segment encoding these proteins:
- a CDS encoding DEAD/DEAH box helicase, which translates to MSDSTAPEISPVAAFPAVRFKRTLRPSQQEVVAIARRHFAEGRRHLYIVAPPGSGKTVIGLFLWAELARCPALVLSPNSAIQAQWVGKLEHFDLPDHVDALATTGSEPPLWLTSLTYQALTMPDRGGEDLDAQALEFWQNRLVAKGEAKDPVEARVWIEDLARHNRGYYDGRLAIYRKEVRDAAALAGDSLKVLHASSLAALGRLRARGIGLIILDECHHLLGHWGRVLADAHELFERPLVVGLTATPPDRDGKLKEDLDRYDAFFGPIAYEVPTPAVVKDGFLAPYQDLVQFVRPSPEELAFIANASAQFAALVEELCHAPGALNEAGAGQGSPSAPDLAKEFSQCSESMVAWVTRVLAERRLPTGVVKDWLSFERRDPVFADAGRWFLQGRKHQLPEGVPPPPELPADDPNLELTIHVPVLDRYIRHRLRGSADPQDHAIAERAIRRLRLFGVQVTETGTQACVSPVGRVMAYARGKTAAVLSILKAERAALGDRIRAVIVADFERTSSVDTEVKHLLDEEAGGAVAAFRALLGDPETDALDPVLVTGSTVLVDDDLAPRLGEAAAAWLSANRRDVRFEFGDEQGFKIMRGSGSDWCPQTYVTLITELFQRGLTKCLVGTRGLLGEGWDAHKVNVLIDLTTVTTSMSVNQLRGRSFRLDPDDPAKLADNWDVVCIAPEFSKGLDDYERFIGKHRVLFGLTDDGVVEKGVGHVHAAFTELKPELVEGSIGPLNAEMLNRVNRRTEFRKLWRIGEPYHPEPVRALELKLGGGGGAMGFPPFAGATPWSARSLALAVGEAVLGALVESGLLKSRRNIHGGERTGGYVRVFLEEATGDESRLFTEALHEALGALGRPRYVIPRSVDRVEATWLSRLLPKVIGQYFQSRRRELIMWHAVPSALAKHRDLVAVYQRHWNLRVSPGTAVYAHQGEGEQLVADARATGLAPSATIHPKEVFL; encoded by the coding sequence ATGAGCGATTCCACGGCACCAGAGATTTCGCCGGTGGCTGCATTCCCCGCGGTGCGATTCAAGCGAACGCTCCGCCCGTCGCAGCAGGAGGTCGTCGCGATCGCGCGCCGGCACTTCGCCGAGGGACGCCGGCATTTGTACATCGTTGCGCCGCCGGGCTCGGGGAAAACCGTCATCGGCCTGTTCCTGTGGGCTGAACTGGCGCGGTGTCCCGCACTCGTGCTCTCGCCAAACTCCGCGATTCAGGCGCAGTGGGTCGGCAAGCTCGAGCACTTCGACCTGCCCGACCACGTGGACGCACTCGCCACGACGGGGTCCGAGCCGCCGTTATGGCTCACGTCGCTGACGTATCAGGCGCTCACGATGCCAGATCGCGGCGGAGAGGACCTCGACGCGCAAGCGCTTGAGTTCTGGCAAAACCGGCTCGTTGCGAAAGGCGAGGCGAAGGACCCGGTCGAGGCCCGCGTGTGGATCGAGGATCTCGCGCGCCACAACCGCGGCTATTACGACGGGCGCCTCGCGATCTATCGCAAGGAGGTGCGCGACGCCGCCGCGCTGGCGGGCGATTCACTCAAGGTGCTGCACGCTTCGTCGCTCGCCGCGCTCGGGCGACTCCGTGCGCGCGGGATCGGGCTGATCATTCTCGACGAGTGCCATCACCTGCTCGGGCACTGGGGCCGCGTGCTCGCGGACGCGCACGAGTTGTTCGAACGGCCGCTTGTCGTGGGCCTCACGGCCACGCCGCCCGATCGCGACGGCAAGTTGAAGGAGGACCTCGATCGTTACGACGCCTTCTTCGGCCCGATCGCCTACGAAGTGCCGACGCCCGCCGTGGTGAAGGACGGTTTTCTCGCGCCCTATCAGGACCTCGTGCAATTCGTGCGGCCATCGCCCGAAGAACTCGCGTTCATCGCGAATGCGAGCGCGCAGTTTGCCGCGCTGGTGGAGGAGCTTTGCCACGCTCCCGGCGCTTTGAACGAGGCGGGTGCAGGGCAGGGGAGTCCGTCGGCTCCGGATTTGGCAAAGGAGTTCTCCCAATGCTCAGAGTCTATGGTCGCGTGGGTCACGCGCGTGCTCGCGGAGCGGCGGCTCCCGACCGGCGTGGTGAAAGACTGGCTGTCCTTCGAACGGCGCGACCCGGTGTTCGCAGACGCGGGGCGGTGGTTTCTTCAGGGGCGCAAGCATCAGCTGCCCGAGGGAGTCCCGCCGCCGCCGGAACTGCCCGCGGACGATCCCAACCTCGAACTCACGATCCACGTGCCCGTGCTCGACCGCTACATCCGGCACCGGTTGCGAGGGTCTGCGGACCCGCAGGACCACGCGATTGCGGAGCGCGCGATTCGACGGCTGCGGCTTTTCGGTGTGCAAGTGACCGAGACGGGAACGCAGGCGTGCGTCTCGCCCGTCGGTCGTGTGATGGCTTACGCGCGCGGCAAGACCGCCGCCGTGCTGAGCATCCTCAAGGCCGAACGCGCCGCACTCGGCGACCGTATCCGCGCCGTGATCGTGGCGGATTTCGAACGAACGTCGTCGGTGGACACCGAGGTGAAACACCTGCTCGACGAGGAAGCCGGCGGGGCGGTCGCGGCCTTTCGCGCGCTGCTGGGCGACCCGGAGACGGACGCGCTCGATCCGGTGCTCGTCACCGGCTCCACCGTCCTCGTGGACGACGACCTCGCGCCGCGACTCGGCGAGGCGGCAGCCGCGTGGCTTTCCGCCAACCGCCGCGACGTGAGGTTCGAGTTCGGCGACGAACAGGGCTTCAAGATCATGCGCGGCAGCGGCAGCGACTGGTGCCCGCAAACGTATGTGACGCTGATCACGGAACTGTTCCAGCGCGGGCTCACGAAGTGCCTCGTCGGGACGCGCGGCCTGCTCGGCGAAGGCTGGGACGCGCACAAGGTCAACGTGCTGATCGACCTCACGACCGTGACGACTTCCATGTCGGTGAACCAACTCCGCGGGCGTTCCTTCCGGCTCGACCCGGATGATCCCGCGAAGCTCGCGGACAACTGGGACGTCGTGTGCATCGCGCCCGAATTCAGCAAGGGGCTCGACGATTACGAACGCTTCATCGGCAAGCATCGCGTGCTGTTCGGCCTCACGGACGACGGCGTGGTGGAGAAAGGCGTCGGCCACGTGCACGCGGCGTTCACGGAGTTGAAGCCCGAACTGGTCGAGGGATCCATCGGTCCCCTGAACGCGGAGATGCTGAACCGCGTGAACCGGCGCACGGAGTTCCGCAAGCTCTGGCGCATCGGCGAGCCGTATCACCCCGAGCCGGTGCGCGCGCTCGAACTGAAACTCGGCGGCGGCGGCGGAGCCATGGGATTTCCACCGTTCGCCGGCGCAACGCCGTGGAGTGCGCGATCGCTCGCGCTTGCCGTGGGCGAAGCGGTGCTCGGCGCGCTCGTCGAGAGCGGCTTGCTGAAATCCCGCAGGAACATCCACGGCGGGGAACGCACGGGCGGTTACGTCCGGGTCTTTCTTGAGGAGGCGACGGGGGACGAAAGCCGCCTCTTCACCGAAGCCTTGCACGAAGCCCTCGGCGCGCTTGGTCGGCCGCGCTACGTCATCCCGCGCTCCGTGGACCGCGTGGAGGCCACGTGGCTTTCGCGACTGCTCCCCAAGGTGATCGGGCAGTATTTCCAATCCCGCCGGCGCGAGTTGATCATGTGGCACGCCGTCCCCTCGGCGCTTGCGAAGCACAGGGACCTTGTGGCGGTGTATCAGCGTCATTGGAACCTGCGCGTGAGCCCCGGCACGGCCGTCTATGCGCACCAGGGTGAAGGGGAACAACTCGTGGCCGATGCCCGCGCAACCGGGTTGGCGCCGAGTGCGACGATTCATCCGAAGGAGGTTTTTCTTTGA
- the bioB gene encoding biotin synthase BioB, with product MAGFKPCARTRSGFSLSSVTPVSVDVENSTRIASLGKRVLAGGQLTRDEAMGLFHLEDSADIYDLLAWANRIRERFKGNKVHLCSIVNAKAGACSENCRFCSQSSFYQTGSPKYGFVDPEPVLEAADEAQRNGVTAVGLVAAWKGLQEGPMLDEVCDRIRDLAASGKTRADASLGLIKSQRVADRLKEAGLECYGHNLESSRRFFPNTCTTHSYDDRLETIGYLKNAGLKICSGGIIGMGETREDRCDLAFSLKEIGANVVPINILNPIKGTPFEHHEPLAPLEILKTIACFRFILPRQEIMIAGGRTVNLRDLQPMVFLAGASALMVGSYLTTLNQPVEKDLQMLKDLGLDPDWDKHDFADQRECGCSAAPDCDEPATAAA from the coding sequence ATGGCCGGATTCAAGCCTTGCGCGCGGACGAGGTCCGGGTTTAGCCTGTCAAGCGTGACGCCTGTTTCAGTTGACGTGGAGAATTCGACGCGCATCGCTTCGCTGGGGAAGCGCGTTCTCGCGGGCGGCCAGCTCACCCGCGACGAGGCGATGGGGCTGTTCCACCTTGAGGACTCCGCGGACATTTACGACCTGCTTGCCTGGGCCAACCGCATCCGCGAGCGGTTCAAGGGAAACAAGGTTCACCTGTGCTCCATCGTGAACGCGAAGGCGGGCGCGTGTTCGGAGAACTGCCGGTTTTGCTCGCAGTCGTCGTTCTACCAGACCGGCTCGCCGAAGTATGGCTTCGTGGACCCGGAGCCCGTGCTCGAGGCGGCGGACGAGGCGCAGCGCAACGGCGTCACCGCAGTCGGCCTCGTGGCGGCGTGGAAGGGATTGCAGGAGGGCCCGATGCTCGACGAGGTGTGCGACCGCATCCGCGACCTGGCCGCGAGCGGCAAGACGCGCGCCGATGCGTCGCTCGGCCTCATCAAGAGCCAGCGCGTGGCGGACCGGTTGAAGGAGGCGGGGCTCGAATGTTACGGGCACAACCTCGAAAGCTCGCGGCGTTTCTTCCCCAACACTTGCACGACGCACAGCTACGACGACCGGCTCGAAACCATCGGCTACCTCAAGAACGCCGGCCTGAAGATCTGTTCCGGCGGCATCATCGGCATGGGAGAGACTCGCGAGGACCGGTGCGACCTTGCCTTCAGCTTGAAGGAAATTGGCGCGAACGTCGTGCCGATCAACATCCTGAATCCGATCAAGGGCACGCCGTTCGAGCACCATGAACCGCTGGCACCGCTGGAAATCCTCAAGACCATCGCCTGCTTTCGTTTCATCCTTCCGCGCCAGGAAATCATGATCGCCGGTGGGCGCACGGTGAATCTGCGCGACTTGCAGCCGATGGTCTTTTTGGCCGGCGCGAGCGCGCTCATGGTGGGCAGTTACCTGACCACGCTCAACCAGCCCGTCGAGAAGGACCTTCAGATGCTCAAGGATCTCGGCCTTGATCCGGATTGGGACAAGCACGACTTCGCCGATCAGCGCGAGTGTGGTTGCAGCGCGGCACCCGACTGCGACGAACCAGCCACTGCCGCCGCGTGA
- a CDS encoding M14 family metallocarboxypeptidase: MQRLGKNAGAYRGETIEIESVLGKTIAAARRHGWNVKCLEAAPGLSLCALHRASRVSPRTTHHAPRIYLSTGIHGDEPAGPLAAQRLIEEDAWPADCDFWLCPCLNPTGFPRNSRESALGHDLNRQYSQFDAPETRAHVEWLKQQPPFDLTLCLHEDWEAQGFYLYELNPSGLPTRAEAVIEAVAKVCPIDHSAEIEGRAARGGIIRPDTDPRSRPQWPESFWLLTHKSPQSYTFEAPSDFSMEVRVSALVAAANSALQFFKPAA; the protein is encoded by the coding sequence ATGCAACGACTCGGCAAGAACGCGGGCGCGTATCGCGGCGAGACCATTGAGATCGAGTCCGTGCTGGGAAAGACCATCGCGGCCGCCCGCCGTCACGGCTGGAACGTGAAGTGCCTCGAAGCGGCACCCGGGCTCTCCCTCTGTGCGTTGCACCGAGCCTCGCGTGTTTCTCCGCGCACCACGCATCACGCACCACGGATTTACCTCTCCACCGGAATCCACGGCGACGAACCGGCCGGCCCGCTCGCGGCGCAACGCTTGATTGAGGAAGACGCGTGGCCCGCGGACTGCGACTTCTGGCTCTGCCCGTGCCTCAATCCCACAGGCTTCCCGCGCAACTCCCGCGAGAGCGCGCTGGGCCACGACTTGAACCGCCAATACAGCCAGTTCGACGCGCCCGAGACGCGCGCGCACGTCGAGTGGCTCAAGCAGCAGCCGCCGTTCGACCTCACGCTCTGCCTGCACGAGGACTGGGAGGCGCAGGGTTTCTACCTCTATGAGTTGAACCCGTCAGGTTTGCCGACCCGCGCAGAAGCGGTCATCGAAGCAGTTGCGAAGGTCTGCCCGATCGACCACTCGGCAGAAATCGAGGGCCGTGCGGCGCGTGGCGGGATCATCCGGCCCGACACCGACCCGCGGTCGCGTCCACAATGGCCGGAGTCGTTCTGGCTGCTCACGCACAAGTCGCCGCAAAGCTACACGTTTGAGGCGCCGTCGGATTTTTCGATGGAAGTTCGGGTGTCCGCGCTGGTGGCGGCCGCAAACTCAGCGCTTCAGTTCTTCAAACCGGCGGCCTGA
- a CDS encoding tRNA (cytidine(34)-2'-O)-methyltransferase: MNLVLVEPEIAPNTGNIARLCAATRTTLHLIEPFGFTLDDKQLRRAGMDYWQHVTWHRWANWAAFRASVPGDARLWFIEQGGPKNYTEARFAAGDYLVFGRETAGLPGVLLDTNRDAWLRIPMFDANARSLNLSNCAALVLFEALRQQGFDGEVRPPV; the protein is encoded by the coding sequence ATGAACCTCGTCTTGGTTGAACCTGAAATCGCGCCGAACACGGGCAACATCGCGCGACTCTGCGCCGCGACGCGCACGACGCTGCATCTGATCGAGCCGTTCGGCTTCACGCTCGACGACAAGCAACTACGGCGCGCGGGCATGGATTACTGGCAGCACGTCACATGGCATCGGTGGGCGAACTGGGCGGCATTCCGGGCGTCAGTGCCGGGCGATGCGCGCCTGTGGTTCATCGAGCAGGGGGGCCCGAAGAACTACACGGAGGCGCGATTTGCGGCGGGCGATTACCTGGTCTTCGGACGCGAGACCGCTGGACTTCCCGGTGTGTTGCTGGACACGAATCGCGACGCATGGCTGCGCATCCCGATGTTCGACGCGAATGCCCGTTCGTTAAACCTATCCAACTGCGCCGCGCTCGTGCTGTTCGAGGCGCTGAGGCAACAGGGGTTTGATGGCGAAGTCAGGCCGCCGGTTTGA